In Eschrichtius robustus isolate mEscRob2 chromosome 11, mEscRob2.pri, whole genome shotgun sequence, the following proteins share a genomic window:
- the RAD9A gene encoding cell cycle checkpoint control protein RAD9A isoform X2 — translation MKCLVTGSNVKVLGKAVHSLSRIGDELYLEPLEDGLSLRTVNSSRSAYACFLFAPLFFQQYQAATPGQDPLRCKILMKSFLSVFRSLAMLEKTVEKCCISLNGRSSRLVVQLYCKYGVRKTHNLSFQDCESLQAVFDPAVCPHVLRAPARVLGEAVLPFPPALAEVTLGIGRGHRVILRSYQEEADSTVKAMVTEMSIGGEDFQQLQAQEGVAITFCLKEFRGLLSFADSANLSLSIYFDGPGRPAIFAIKDSLLDGHFVLATLSEPDPHPQDLRAPELQRPAPQLQAHSTPHLDDFALDDIDSYMIAMETTVGSEGSRTLPSTSLSPGLQPPCSPGSHSEEEDDTEPSTVPGTPPPKKFRSLFFGSILAPAHSPQGPSPVLAEDSEGEG, via the exons CTCTCCCTCCGGACCGTGAACTCCTCCCGCTCGGCCTATGCCTGCTTCCTCTTTGCCCCGCTCTTCTTCCAGCAGTACCAGGCGGCCACCCCTGGTCAGGACCCGCTGCGCTGTAAGATCCTGATGAAG TCGTTCCTCTCAGTCTTCCGCTCGCTGGCGATGCTGGAGAAGAccgtggagaaatgctgcatctcCCTGAATGGCAGGAGCAGCCGCCTGGTAGTTCAGCTGTACTGCAAATACG GGGTGAGGAAGACTCACAACCTGTCCTTCCAGGACTGCGAGTCCCTGCAGGCTGTCTTCGACCCAGCCGTGTGCCCCCACGTGCTCCGTGCCCCAGCAAG GGTCCTGGGGGAGGCTGTTCTGCCCTTCCCCCCTGCGCTGGCCGAAGTGACGCTGGGGATTGGCCGTGGCCACAGGGTCATCCTGCGTAGCTACCAGGAGGAGGCAG ACAGCACCGTCAAAGCCATGGTGACCGAGATGAGCATCGGGGGGGAGGATTTCCAGCAGCTGCAGGCCCAAGAAGGGGTGGCCATCACTTTCTGCCTCAAGGAATTCCGG gggCTCCTGAGCTTCGCTGACTCAGCGAACTTGTCTCTCAGCATTTACTTCGATGGCCCGGGCAG GCCAGCCATCTTTGCCATCAAGGACTCTCTGCTAGACGGCCACTTTGTCCTGGCCACGCTCTCAGAGCCGGACCCGCACCCCCAGGACCTACGTGCCCCGGAGCTCCAGCGGCCAGCGCCTCAGCTTCAGGCTCACAG CACACCCCACCTGGACGACTTTGCCCTTGACGACATTGACTCGTACATGATCGCCATGGAAACCACCGTGGGCAGTGAGGGCTCACGGACACTGCCCTCCACCTCCCTTTCACCTGGCCTCCAGCCCCCCTGTAGCCCTGGCTCCCACTCAGAGGAGGAAGATGACACCGAGCCCAGCACCGTGCCTGGGACTCCCCCACCCAAGAAG TTCCGCTCGCTGTTCTTTGGCTCCATCCTGGCCCCTGCACACTCTCCCCAGGGCCCCAGCCCCGTGCTGGCTGAAGACAGtgagggggaaggctga
- the RAD9A gene encoding cell cycle checkpoint control protein RAD9A isoform X1 → MKCLVTGSNVKVLGKAVHSLSRIGDELYLEPLEDGLSLRTVNSSRSAYACFLFAPLFFQQYQAATPGQDPLRCKILMKSFLSVFRSLAMLEKTVEKCCISLNGRSSRLVVQLYCKYGVRKTHNLSFQDCESLQAVFDPAVCPHVLRAPARVLGEAVLPFPPALAEVTLGIGRGHRVILRSYQEEAGEGARHGLGQGAEMGWDGAGPRFPPVAVPTDSTVKAMVTEMSIGGEDFQQLQAQEGVAITFCLKEFRGLLSFADSANLSLSIYFDGPGRPAIFAIKDSLLDGHFVLATLSEPDPHPQDLRAPELQRPAPQLQAHSTPHLDDFALDDIDSYMIAMETTVGSEGSRTLPSTSLSPGLQPPCSPGSHSEEEDDTEPSTVPGTPPPKKFRSLFFGSILAPAHSPQGPSPVLAEDSEGEG, encoded by the exons CTCTCCCTCCGGACCGTGAACTCCTCCCGCTCGGCCTATGCCTGCTTCCTCTTTGCCCCGCTCTTCTTCCAGCAGTACCAGGCGGCCACCCCTGGTCAGGACCCGCTGCGCTGTAAGATCCTGATGAAG TCGTTCCTCTCAGTCTTCCGCTCGCTGGCGATGCTGGAGAAGAccgtggagaaatgctgcatctcCCTGAATGGCAGGAGCAGCCGCCTGGTAGTTCAGCTGTACTGCAAATACG GGGTGAGGAAGACTCACAACCTGTCCTTCCAGGACTGCGAGTCCCTGCAGGCTGTCTTCGACCCAGCCGTGTGCCCCCACGTGCTCCGTGCCCCAGCAAG GGTCCTGGGGGAGGCTGTTCTGCCCTTCCCCCCTGCGCTGGCCGAAGTGACGCTGGGGATTGGCCGTGGCCACAGGGTCATCCTGCGTAGCTACCAGGAGGAGGCAGGTGAGGGAGCCAGACAtggcctggggcagggggcagagatGGGCTGGGATGGGGCAGGGCCCAGGTTTCCTCCTGTTGCTGTCCCCACAGACAGCACCGTCAAAGCCATGGTGACCGAGATGAGCATCGGGGGGGAGGATTTCCAGCAGCTGCAGGCCCAAGAAGGGGTGGCCATCACTTTCTGCCTCAAGGAATTCCGG gggCTCCTGAGCTTCGCTGACTCAGCGAACTTGTCTCTCAGCATTTACTTCGATGGCCCGGGCAG GCCAGCCATCTTTGCCATCAAGGACTCTCTGCTAGACGGCCACTTTGTCCTGGCCACGCTCTCAGAGCCGGACCCGCACCCCCAGGACCTACGTGCCCCGGAGCTCCAGCGGCCAGCGCCTCAGCTTCAGGCTCACAG CACACCCCACCTGGACGACTTTGCCCTTGACGACATTGACTCGTACATGATCGCCATGGAAACCACCGTGGGCAGTGAGGGCTCACGGACACTGCCCTCCACCTCCCTTTCACCTGGCCTCCAGCCCCCCTGTAGCCCTGGCTCCCACTCAGAGGAGGAAGATGACACCGAGCCCAGCACCGTGCCTGGGACTCCCCCACCCAAGAAG TTCCGCTCGCTGTTCTTTGGCTCCATCCTGGCCCCTGCACACTCTCCCCAGGGCCCCAGCCCCGTGCTGGCTGAAGACAGtgagggggaaggctga